From Saccharomycodes ludwigii strain NBRC 1722 chromosome IV, whole genome shotgun sequence, one genomic window encodes:
- the SGO1 gene encoding Sgo1p (similar to Saccharomyces cerevisiae YOR073W | SGO1 | ShuGOshin (Japanese for 'guardian spirit')): MNTNFSTKKKPLKRTKKTNNSIASDPVQYPKENDIFEIQHFQNIMDQAKIEFQREKQNYINKNKQLAKHVSLLMMKCTDMEKKISTLINQNMQLCSKLTLGTIEYKKKLETNLNIIESGIIQRIDEIFLMFNRVKQREGLTNPPMFKCVDLHQSTSTSNKGTLRGILKSSESPASLSPDSFMSPNRRTSKKHSITFEDELLFDDKDTSNETINDTNTLTTSSNIQHAQIHEVPEKEPPDDNIRRKRRKSSRRDSLFIPSDFEFDDDNSVDKNKHVEQKDIKDFNKGDEKNINEEKKDNHVDRAYNDTEVLSNEKEYFGKVTSSEEYNLVKSNALPIDKNYENTINGNDGNGNKDGESITCNFSFMDSSIPEDSMVSSDHGSQNTTSKNSKTHGTEELFGKNMKNDISNDTDINTNKNHRSLESKILHSMKSRPSKKNAKSDDAMPSLANSNVLTNGDHIGPRRTRGKTVDYKLPSLRAKMRRPTEKLVDATTVIDIHELEVKKNFKKTGKKKTEQTNDFFASVSYENPNPSFTLRITAKNRELVDIKFTNLKLSDILAKLSLPDKIPPQSEGTNIDSSYVGLDVQTNAMERIALSEVHQNKTRIPLKEVSPNKKSIVNDKKSLKKNMHASPLENTNLIKSLLNTTSKAKKGTKNSGITSVNKTKKLLNRPVVNFLEDETVAQAKNDGNGKVYKKNYSISSLEIDKLRMSENDLSVFDILDDLHLNSVSKNRNRKYFKHR; this comes from the coding sequence ATGAACACCAATTTCTCAACCAAGAAAAAACCCTTAAAGAGAACTAAGAAAACTAACAACTCTATAGCCTCTGACCCCGTACAATATCCCAAGGAAAATGACATCTTTGAAATTCAACATTTCCAAAATATAATGGATCAAgcaaaaattgaatttcaaagagaaaaacaaaattatataaacaaaaacaaacaattgGCTAAACATGTTTCTTTATTAATGATGAAATGTACAgatatggaaaaaaaaataagtacTTTGATTAATCAAAATATGCAATTGTGTTCTAAATTAACTTTGGGTACTatagaatataaaaaaaaattagaaacgaatttaaatattatagaGTCAGGGATAATACAAAGGATAGACGAAATATTTCTTATGTTTAATAGGGTCAAACAAAGAGAAGGACTAACCAATCCACCAATGTTTAAATGTGTTGATCTACATCAATCTACCTCTACAAGTAATAAGGGAACTTTAAGGGGTATTTTAAAATCCAGCGAATCCCCAGCTTCTTTATCACCGGATTCATTTATGTCACCAAATCGTCGTACTAGCAAAAAGCATAGCATAACATTTGAAGATGAACTTTTGTTTGATGATAAAGATACCTCTAATGAAACAATTAATGATACTAATACTTTAACAACATCCAGCAATATTCAACATGCTCAAATACACGAGGTACCGGAGAAGGAACCACCAGATGATAATATTCgtagaaaaagaaggaaaagtTCCAGAAGagattctttatttatacCGTCAGATTTTGAGTTTGATGATGACAACAGCgtagataaaaataaacatgttgaacaaaaagatattaaagaTTTTAACAAAGGTGATGAAAAGAATATCAacgaagaaaaaaaagataaccATGTTGACAGAGCATATAACGATACTGAAGTATTAAGTAACGAAAAGgaatattttggaaaagtGACTAGTTCAGAGGAATACAATCTTGTAAAATCAAATGCTTTGccaattgataaaaattacGAAAATACCATTAACGGCAACGATGGTAACGGTAATAAGGATGGAGAATCAATTActtgtaatttttcttttatggATTCGTCTATTCCAGAAGATAGTATGGTATCTAGTGATCATGGCAGTCAGAATACGACTtctaaaaattcaaaaacaCATGGAACAGAAGAactttttggaaaaaatatgaaaaatgaCATTTCTAACGACACAGATATCAACACTAATAAAAACCATAGGTCACTTGAATCCAAAATATTGCACTCAATGAAATCTCGTCCAAGCAAGAAAAATGCCAAATCTGATGATGCGATGCCAAGTTTGGCAAATTCCAATGTGTTAACAAATGGTGACCATATAGGACCAAGGAGGACTAGAGGAAAGACTGTCGATTATAAGTTGCCTTCATTAAGAGCGAAAATGAGAAGGCCTACGGAAAAATTAGTTGATGCTACGACAGTTATAGACATACATGAACTTGAagtcaaaaaaaactttaaaaagacggggaaaaaaaaaacagaacaaaccaatgatttttttgcttCTGTCTCCTATGAAAACCCAAATCCTTCATTTACTTTAAGGATAACAGCGAAAAATAGAGAATTAGttgatataaaatttacaaaCTTAAAGTTGAGTGATATATTGGCGAAGCTTTCTTTGCCTGACAAGATACCCCCACAGTCTGAAGGCACTAACATTGACTCAAGTTACGTAGGTTTAGATGTTCAGACAAATGCAATGGAGAGAATCGCATTAAGCGAGGTCCATCAAAATAAGACGAGAATTCCTCTGAAGGAGGTTTCCccaaacaaaaaatcaattgTGAATGACaagaaaagtttaaaaaaaaatatgcatGCTTCTCCCCTTGAAAATACgaatttgataaaatcattattaaacaCAACCtcaaaagcaaaaaaaggCACAAAAAATAGTGGTATTACGAGTGTTAATAAAACCAAGAAACTACTAAATAGGCCTGTTGTTAATTTCCTGGAGGATGAAACGGTAGCTCAAGCTAAAAATGATGGAAATGGTAAGgtgtataaaaaaaattattctaTTTCCTCTTTAGAAATCGACAAACTGCGGATGAGCGAGAACGATTTATCTGTTTTTGATATACTAGATGATTTGCATTTAAATTCAGTCTCTAAAAATCGcaatagaaaatattttaagcATAGGtaa